Genomic segment of Chelonoidis abingdonii isolate Lonesome George chromosome 5, CheloAbing_2.0, whole genome shotgun sequence:
AGGCTGTCTTTGCATGAGGCTAGTTAGGTTCTGCTACCGAAGGCCTCGTTAAAGAAAGATGATGGCAGATTTCATTGCATTCCACATGTTGATTATTGAAGAAATAATAAattcctttctccccaaagttggTGGAGTGTGAGACATCTTTCCCATTAAGAGAATGAATTTGGGGGTCTGTGAGGTAGATGAGGCCTTTTCCATTACCAGTCACCCAACCTGTAGAATAAAAAATACATCTGATATAAAATGACATACAATAGTCCCTTCACTTCATTGTGTTCTGTAATTAAGCCCCACACACCCAAAGTCTGATCAGTTTTACAGAGGTGGAATTctgctgacatcagtggagttactcctgatttagcCCAGGGTAAGCAAGAGCGGAATCAGGCTCTTAACATCGGTACTGATATGCAGGTAAGAAAACAATCACAAGATGACATCAGGTCCCAATAGCATCTTGGTTTTGGCTTTACTCTGTTAAGGAAGGAGGGTACTTGACTCAACAATTTTCAAGGTCAGGTCCTCAGCTCTAACCAAGGAGAGCCTGTGAAGCTAAAGAGGGGGTCTATGCACAAAGGTAGCTTTCAGCCATTTGGGGGCTTGCCACTCACAGGGAAGGAGAAGGGTGGCATGGGAACTGCTACACTGTCTCGGTGTCATCTGAGGAGCCCCCTTTGCAGAGAAGCCCCTCAGGGGCCCATTTCTCTTCACTTTAGTTTAACTTTCACATGGGTGAAGTAACATAAGGTTGCATCACATTAGGATCTGGCCCAGGAACATGATCACAGTTTCTCTCACATCAAGAAGAGAGAGGGGTTCTCCTTGAGCCGCCAGGTGTCATTTATTTCACATGCCAAAAATTATGGCCTGTTTTCTTACGCAACGTGAGTCTGAGTCCTCTCTATGCCTCCCCTTGCCTTAGTGACATTgtaaatggttttgttttctgtagaGCATGCACTGCTGGAAAATGGGAAGGACACACAACAAACAGAACCAGTCGTCATACACACCTTGCAAATCGACAACCACATCTGTGCCATGGGAAAACTCATAGGAGAAATGGCCAAAGGCCAAGCCATACTCTGTGGCTTTGTACTCTGTCTTTACTACTTTTGTATTATTAGATAGTTTCACAAATTCTCCCAGAATATAGGGCTCCACGCTCACACATCCTTTTATAGATTTGCCTTCTAatatctgaaagaaaacaaaatgttaaaggGTTAAAATAATCCCAGTTGAGATGAGAAGTCCCATAGCTCAGCTATCTGAATTCTTATTTGCATTATTACTTTTCCCCACTGCACTAAACGGAAACTAGATGTAAAGAGTTCCCACACCGTGCCACCCATTTGTTTGTTCCCATCACAACACATCTGGAAGCAGAGCTCTCATCTAGCTAGAGAGAAGGAAGTGTCAGCACTGGAAATGTCAATTCAGCTTGGTGAGACCAGACACGGTGATCAACAAGTTCTATAGGTATCTTGCTTgtaaagcaaatgaaaaatatattgcaaGGAAGTCAGTATAAAAAGTGGGCTAAGGAGCTGAGAAGATGGTAGACCAGCAGCTGTTCATCTTTTGCATTGGCTGTGGTTGGTTTATGTAGTTATATCTATATATTCAAGAGCTTGAATGTCTTAGTGCTAAAACTGCATTAGGACTTGCTAACCAGTGCTCCAGTGCAAAGCAGCACCAACGACAGCATGATtagcaaaagcagcaaagcaaaGCTCTTTCATCCAAGGTCATTTGCATATTGCATTATAGTGTATACGTGAACAACAGAGCAGTAATTTATATTCCACACATGCAAGGACAAACAAATAGGACATTGATACTGTATATAATGGTCTACTTGGCTATTTGTATTTGAAATGCAAAAGCCTAATAGAATGTAGTTAAATATATAAACTAGATTtataaaagagagagggaaagatggTGGCTAATGCTCTGGCCTGGTGCGCCACTCAGGTGATGCAAGAGGGCCAGAAAGCCACTGTCTCAGAGTAGCTGCAGATTTCCCTGGAACAGAGGACTCTCCACATGGCATGTAGCCAGCTATGTTGGCTCTACGTCATTCCCTCCCATCCCATTTGGTATGAACGGTGTGTTGGGGGCAAGTCTGGATGTGCTGCAATCTGATGATCCCCATCCGCTCCTtgggtgccattaaaaatcagtgcAAATTAGTGTAACTCTCAGGCTGCACTGAATGGGGACTAGCTGGACACAAGGATCTGGTCCATATTATTTTAACCATTATTTCCTGCACCATCGTTATTATTAATaactattattattgttttaaacgTTTTTTAATGATCAAATGAAAAAACAAGTTCCGGCCCCAAGGAATTGACAATCTAAGGGCCACACACTGCTTGCCTGGCTCATCTGAGTAGCAAGGGCACTGGAACCTTTGTAGAAGTGGGTGGGCCAAGGACAAAGTGGCAGAGGAATTAAAATACAACTTAAATATCCAGCAGAGTACAACCGTAACATAAATaaccagaatacaaaatgtatccACATTATAATATTTAAGGTTTAATGTTAGTACAAACAAGCAGACAACTTTAGTTCTAAACATGGGGactgcattttttccccacagcgcatgtttcttttgttaaaaagcgCAGGGCATGGCCCTTTTataagtgggagggccatggctccgtctctccccccaccccattctggcaccagtgctgagcagtcccacttaaatcaatgggctAATTTAAGTGAATAAATTGAGCAGAATTGTACCCTAATTCTAGTATTTCTGAGAGCACCATTATAACTATAGGCTAAATTTTAAAGAAGCATGCTAACGGTGCAGCTACTAAAACAGCATGTGCACCTGCAGGCAAATAGGAGCCCTCATATTTCTGTGCACAAACTGGTTAGGTGCTAACACAAGTTGGGCAACTCTACCTGCCAGCTGGCTAACTGAGCCCTTTCCTGCCCAAGGTACACATGTAAAGGTATGGGTTTGGTAAGCCTGGTAGGATGTAGATACTTTTACAGGTGCACCTATTGTACCCTCTGGTGGCAATCTCTGCTTGTATGTTAGAtgttttttcatctttaaataaTCAACTTTGTTTACCAGGTAATGGCATTTACCTCTTAGGGGATCTCTATCCACCATTTCGGAGTGAGAATGAGCGAACCTCCCTTTGTCGACAGACTTGGTCTAGCAAGAccaagctggatatgagtcagcagtgtgcccttgttgccaagaaggccaatgggatattgggctgtattagtaggagcattgccagctgatcgagggaagtgattgttTCCCTCTATttagcactagtgaggccacacctggagtattgcgtccagttttggtccccccactacagaagggatgtggacaaattggagagagtccagcagagggcaaagaaaatgacgagggggctggggcacatgacttatgaggagaggctgagggaactggggttatttagtctgcagaagagaagagtgaggggagatttgatagcagacttcaactacctgaaagggggttccaaagaggctggatctaggttgttctcagtggtagcagatgaaagaacaagaagcaatggtctcaagttgcagtggggaggtcaaAGATAGAAataaggaaaaactatttcactaggagggtggtgaagcactggaatgggttacctagggaggtggtggaatctccttccttagaggtttttcaggcctggcttgacaaagttcttgctgggatgatttacttggtgttggtcctgctttgactatATGACTTCTGAGGTCTTTTCCAaacctaatattctgtgattctaaggcTCAGACTGGTgttctaaaaacagctgtgtagacagtgctttgacgTTACGGCTTGAGCTCAGACTCTGAAACCTATGGAGAGGCTATTTATCCTTAGCCACGAGGCTCACTCCCgcttgctccaaaatgctgtgtttaCATATCCACTGTGTATGGGACACAAGTGGTTTAATACAAACATTATTGTTCTCCAGAGATCTTGTAACTTTCCTCATTTTATCCCCATTATTCTACAGGAGAAACATTCTCTGATCATTTCCTGCTGGCTTCTGTAAATTCCCTGCTTCAGTTGATTTCAGTTCAGGACTTCTTACCAGGAGTATTGCAGAGGGGATGTAAAAGATTTGTGTAGGGATCTTTTGCTCATACAGCCTTTTGTTGAATTCTGTCACGTAGTACTGGGCAGTCATTTGTCGCTCCACATCAATGAAATGGTTAAGAAGCCCCTTTTCTTCTTTATACTCTTTCCCAACATACCTATatggtaaaaaacaaacacacagactAGCCAATTCCTCAGGCAGATAGCAGTAAGGGAAATCCTCATTGGGATGCAAATCATCATCACAAATCCACTTTGTTCTTCAAGGGCAAAGCTATTTATTGGTAACTTATTTACAATGACAAcaagtgaaatctggtcttgtacCTCTTGATGGAATAAGAGAAGTTAGCTCTGAAAGATCTTAGTCTTAGGGTGAGAATTTCAAAAGCGTGTAAATGAATTAGACATCTGGGGAATAGGCATCTAATAACCCATACATCACATTTATTCATGGTCCAAAATCCACATTTCCCTCTCCCAAGCAGCAAGCACTGCCTCTAGGTGCTGAGGCCTAGGTGAATTGAGCTGGTGGACTTATTCCAGTTCTTAGGGGCAGAGGTGTCCATTTCTCAAAGCCACTACACAGAATAAAATGTTATCCATCTCTCAGACATGCTACGTTCTGCACGCCTACCTCTCTCCTTATTCTCTTGAGAACAAGACAgctaggcccagatttttaaagccatttagATGTTGCTgcgctcagcattgcaatgcctaactgatttaggagcataatcttactttcaaaagtgatttagacatttaggagccaaaatctcTGACTgcaaatgggatttaggctcccaCGTgtctaaatcatttttgaaaaaaatcagacttaggcattgcaacactgagcagagcaaggcctaaatactttaaaaaatctggacTGTAGTGCACAAGGAGTTTCAGATCTCTACTTCAGGCAGAAGTCAATACTGGTAGTTAATATTGTGCCCATGAGCAACCTCTACTCACATTTGTATTAAAACACAACAATATTGCATGCTCTACTGTGTGCCTGGTTTACATACAAGCTTGCACTGAAATCACTAAATTGGTTTTAATTTGACTATTTTCCTCTTTTATGCAAATCTGTGTGTGGATACTCTCATTTCAGATTAAGATTGTTGTATCTGGAAtatatttaaatcagaaataGGAAAGCCTTAATCCACAAGGAGAGAATCTGAAACAACAAAAGGTATGAAATAAAATCCATTTACTGACTCCTGTGCAGGTTTGCGCATAGCCAAGTCCAAGGGCATAATAGGAAAATGGACAGTAAATGAAATACAGTGTCAGATAACACAGAAAACAGTAATGAAACAATTggttctttttaaatacctgtcCCTATGGAAAGGCCGTAACTTCAGAATCAAACTgggtaacaagaatatccagagttataatagtaAGGATCAAATAGCCAGGAGCTTTGGAAGGGCTATAAAACCCTTTTGCTTCAGGATATTTGCCAGCTCTTAACTAATggagattaggaagaaactttccctgggagCAGGTTATCTCATAACGTCCCTATAAcagtggggtttcttgcacctttttctgaagcacctggcactgttagagacaggacactggactagctggatcttgggtctgatccagtatggcaattgcTATGTTCCTATGTGTGCAGAATTAGCCCTGATTAAAATTTCACTTCAGCAATTTGTGCTTGATCAATACCTTCCCAAAGTTTCTTCTTGATGCAAAAAGTGTATCCAAAATGCATTCCTTTGTTTGCCTTCCTTCGCCACGCTCAGGTAGTCTCCAATATACACAGCTGTTTCCTGGCCTGTCCACAGCCCAGATTTCTTAGAGTATTTCAGAAGAAGAGCAGCTACCAAAAGAAAACCCCCACAAATGAAACCGACAGCTTCTTTAGCAAGGTTGTTCCATACCAGTAACCAAAGATGAAACCTAAGAGCTACCAGTTTTTTCTGTTGGGATTGATGTCCATGCCCAGACAAAGTTTCAAAGCTCTGCTATCTTGTCACACTCAACTATTACAGTGCAGTATTGAAACAGCATCTTTTGAAGAAGCTCATCTGTAAGTGGAAATGTATCAGATAGCTAGGTAAAATGCATTGCTTTGGCAGGAAACACTGTAGGGCTACTTTGGGGTAGCAGAGCTTTCCTGCACCTGTCTTGTACACTAATAAAAGTTTAAATGATAAGGGCATCCTGCAGAAAAACTAACAGCGAGTAGAGAACACAAAATATCTATAGGAAGAATCAAATGCATTTTACTCCTGCTCTGTAATGCCCCTGCTATGAGCCAGTCACAAGCCTCTAGCACATATATAAACTTGAATACCACTAAATTGTGTGGCACTGGACATTTATACTGATAAGACTATCTAGACTTAGACGAGTTAATGCTAACACaaatttggaagggatataaaaccttCAGGGTTAAAACCGATCTACTGCTAGGCTTAGGAGGAGACCTTCATGTggaggcagattatcccacatttgcccactgcagggttcttacaccttcctctgaagcagctggggcCGGCACTGTCAGAGAGTGAATACTGTACTAGATAGACCATGGCACTTAGGGCTGGGCAGGAAATGATTCTTtaagaattttcaagatttcaaataaTTTTCCCGTCACAAATTGAAATAAACAACTTTCACAAACtgaacttctgaatttttttttttttcagatcaggtcaatcaaaatgtttcatcaaAACCTACCCTCTTCAGATTAGAGCCACATCCGCGTCAGTTGTGCTTGTTTATTAACTTTGTGAGGTAGCAGACAGAGCGTCTAGACTCACAGATTGAGAACAGAGTTTTAttgaaattaacaaaatataaaactcACAAGGACCTtaagacaatttaaaaataattgagagATTTTGGCAGCAGGTGCAGTCTGACTTCGTTTGGTTAACGGATGAAAGGAAAAAACTGGATGTGATATTAAGCAAAATAGCAAACTAAGCCACAATGTTGTTCCGCCCTGGCTTggttcttttttcatttaaatctaaatattttgaaaaatgaagaggGCCTAAAAATATCCAGACCCTTGAGATCTGTATGGTCCTAGTAAGTAGTACAGACCTGATTCTGCAGCCTTTACTCATACATAGTTTCATAGATGTTTAAGATCAGAAAGGACCAGTCCCTACTCTCCTCTAAATTATTGGCATAAGACAAAATGAGAATCAAACATGTGACCCTCAGTTTACAAGGGCAATGCTCTAACCTCTGAATTATATGGCCAATGCACAAACACATATGAATAAGAATTGCAAGATCAGACCCTAGATTTCTATCTGCTGCTTCTATCTATCTTTGAGGGGTTTATACCTTGTTCATCATCATAGTAAGAGTGCTGGCCTGCATGTAGTACAAAATCCTTCAAAGGTTAGCTCTTACCTCCGTATAGCTATGTTTGGGACCACGATGGCacagaacatacacacacagaggagatGTTACTTACAGTACGCTTTGTGGAGTTGTCTAGCCTTAAATATTCCAGTAGTCTCCAGTCTCTGCACTAGCCAGCTATGCTTAACACCTGACAAGAGCTTCTCATAATCAGCATCCTCTAGAAAGCGAGCTTTTAGGATTTGTTCTTTGGTTCTCCCAGGCACAAAGACAAGAGAGCTCCCACTGGAGTTCAGAAAAGATGGACTCTTTAGTTCAGAGAAACTGCTGGACAACTGAGCTGATTTGTACCATGATTTCAGAGAGGAGCTTGAGTTGTGGGTGCTGTTCGGAATGTTCCTGTACTTTTCCGCTTCATCTTCCTCTGTGGTAGCACAGTCATTGAAGTCGTCAGCTTCTGGCTTCTTCCTCCCTGATGGTGAAACTCTGATCTCAACCCTGTGGCTAAGTTGAGGCCTTGGAGCATTCATGGCAGGAGAGTTGTTTACTGAGCTCCTGCTATTGCTGAAAGCAAACTCCCATTCATCTTCTGTATCTGCCTGGGTGTCGACTTCAGGCATTTCAAAAGACTCATTTCCAGCCATTTCAGCAGAAGATTTACTAATCCAGTTAAATACAAAGGAATCACTTGCTATTTTTGGCTTGTTGCTTACAGATGTAGTAGTTGCTACCTTACCTATAGGTACATGAGGCTCAACTGACAGATCCTCTGTATTGTCTACAGTATCTCCTTCTGGGTCAATCCACACATAATTATTTCTAGATAATGGCTCTGTGACTTTTTTATACCTTTCAGCATCTATTATTTCAGCATTTCCTTCCACTATACTGTGCTGAGGAGGACTGTGAATAACATTGAAGTCTCTATTGCTGTCCTTAGTTCTGGACTCAATCATTTCAAAGGATTCTAATTCTGCCAGGGAAGAGGAAATCTTCTCTCTCCTGGGTCTGTTGGGACCAGAACAATGGGCATCCTTTAACTCCATGAAGGAAATAGCATTGTTCCTGAAGTCTATACTATTGGCATCCCCTGCATTCTGTTCTGAGGCATCCCTTTCAGGTTCTGTCCCCTGCAAGAGCCCTTCCCTGGAAGCTGAGGATGCATCTACTAATCTATTAGCAAAGAGCATATTATTCTTTAATGAATGCCGAGAAGGACCTGAACAGCCACTCTGTGACTCCTGAAGAGAGAGATGATGAGTTTGGAAGGACAATGAGTGCAGGCTGCCAGCTTGAACATTTTCCTCAGTAGATTCGGTTGAGGCTGTGCAACACTGCTCATCCACTGAGCCCTCTTCCCTTGGTTGCCAATCTCTGGGCATCTTATTGCTAGCATTACAGTCTAGCTCCTCCCAGCTAGCAGAGGAACTTGATTTTGACAACTTGCTCCAAGACTTCAAAGAACTAGTGGTTTGACTCCTGCTTTGCAAACTGCTGAAAATGCCATCTTCATCATTGGTAACTTTGTCTGATGTCTTTctctccatttcttcttcaaggGAGACGTTCATTACATTAGAACTAATCCATCTCCTTTGGCCACTGAGTCTCTCACGGCTTCTTCTTGAGTTTTGTGAATCAGAGATTTTGGCACTGTACTTGCCACAGTGTAATTTTTCTTCGGTGGTACACATGGTGTCTacatttttagtttcagtttttaaGGCAGTGATGCAAGCTCCCATTTTGGCTTCTCTGTGCCTGGTTTCCTGGCTCCTGCAAGTACTTTCAAACACTTCACTTACTGACCTATGGTGCTGCGAATGCATTTCAAGGATTTTCTCAAAATTCACCTCACCACACAAGATAGGCTTTTCCACTCCACCTTTGTAACTATCAGGAACATAAGACCTGGCATCTGAATTAGGGAAGCTTTGTACTTCTAAATGCCCCTTGACAGACATGATCAAAGACATGATCTCTTTGGCAAGTGTTTCTTTGTCTTGATCCTCTGTAAAAGGTGAAGTGCTGTAAGAGTACAGTTTCTCCATGGCTTCACTACATAGCTGTCTCACCTCACAGAGTTTCTTGCTCTCCCCGTAGAGTTGCCGATGAACTGTTGTAAGGCAGAAAGCTGCTTTAATAAAACTATGAAGCTCCTGCCTGCTAGTGACAGGGTCATTTTCTTTCTTGGTGAGAAGACCAATTTCAAAGGATTCCTTAGCTTCAGACAAATAGAACTCTCTTTTCTCTGGAGGACATTCTGTGGAGTAACTATAGGACAATAAGCATGTGCCACGGAtattctgaaaaggaaaaaggatGAGAAGTCAATGAATTAGAAATCTGGAATTCTGttccaaataaaaagaaaaaagtgctaTTTCTTCATGCATTTCAAGGCACAGATACCAGCTCTTACAGCTTGTTTCTGCATTTCTAGGAAATGAGGTAAGGATTGTCTCATCTCTTTGATTATGCTGCTTTATTCTAAATTTGCTTAGAGTTGCAGGAGGGTGAGGTATTAACTAGCAAAGCATCATCACTCTGGGGGATCTATCTCACCACCTGTCTTTCTCTCTCCGTAGTTTTAGATAGGAGTTCTGGGAGGGGTGCACCATCCTACCCAAGTCCCAGATGTGAACTGAAATCATACTCACCACCGCTGTGAGCACAAAAAGCGGGGTGTACTGGCTGAAGGCTGCTGCCAGCTTGCAGGCTTCAGCAGCTGACAGTAAGCGATGGTCAAACTCTTGGAGAAGGCTCTGTTAAAATAGCAAGATAAAAATTCCTTTATACACTACGTCATCTTTGTAATGTCACATTCTTGGTGGTGGAAAAAGGCAAGTAACAGTTatagggtatgtcaacactgcaatgtAAGTCCAAGGTTAGTAGATCTTGAGTTAGCAGAGCCTGGATTTGTTAACACAGAGCTTGAGTCTCTACACTCATTTATAACCCTAGGTCAGGAATTGTagaaccctgggtcccaacctgaggccggagcatctacactgcattgtgctagcctgagtccaaccacccatatcccagatttcctagcaccctcccaaaatgtggccgcTCCAGCCTTTTATTCCTGTTGCAGTGTggaaaaacttgactgtccagacgACAAAGAAAGTCAGCTCATGGGATacttttgccactgatttcaatgaagatcagGACTCAGTCAGGACAGAGCATGGACCTTAGAATTTGATTAGCTGAATCCACTGGATTTTGCAGATGCTCTACACCTCTCAGGTTTTGAGTCCATAAAAGGCTTTTACTATAATGAGTCTTGGGCTACTGCCGGAGCAAGATACTAGATCATCTACACCAATGGTGTGATCTGTACCAATTCCGGTGTCCCAGAGACTCTCCCCATTCACCCTTCCCATCACATTGGAAGTTTTAACATGCATCTAATTTTGGTCTTAACAATGTTCACAGTGTTAATTCAATTTGTCCTGGAGGGAAATGACACCCACTTTGTGTTTAGGTGAGATAACAAACTCTTTGGCTGACGTTGTGGAGCTTCCCCAAGCACTCAGTGCAAGGACAAGAGTAGGAAGTTTGGTTGCACTTGGTGCAACTAAATAAGGATCAGCAAGAGACTGTTAATACACGAATATTTACCAGGTCAACTTGAGAgttgtttttaaaactattataATCTTTCTCACTCATGGAAACAAAGATGTCAGCCAAAATACCCAGTGATGTAGCAattccctggaaaaaaaaaaaaagtgttttttccattttattttctatttttgctgGTGCTGTGCAAGACACAAAGATAAAGACAGTGCCTTGCCATCTACAAGACACACAGAGAAGAGAGGACACGTGGAAATCTAGAGCAGGAAACAAGTTAGCTGGATTTTGTTTCTTGGATTATTATAAATGTGTAGGCATTGAGGAAAGAATTAGGGCTGGTGTAAGTCTGTATGGCTCCACTAAACTGAATCCATTTACACCAACTACAGATTTAGCTCTGTATTTTAGGAGGGATGAATGAGGATTGGAATTTTGTTACATTCTTCCTTCCTATTTCCTCCAACCTGCAGCTTTTAAGGTGTGACAAATACAGCACAGCATCATGTGATATAAGAATATCTTCAGATTAAATGCTACATTAAATCCTGACTAAACAGATTTTGGAAAACAGGTTCTTAATCTATTTAGGCTCAGTTTTAACACTCTACTACCTTTTTCTGCACACCAATAATTTAGAACTGATCAGTATCTCTCAAACTCTTTGTGAGGCACGAGGTAAAATTGTCTAGACAAGCACCACATCAAATGCAATCAACATACAGTTCTTCTGATAGAGCACCAAGGCACTGATGAGGTAATGTTGCCCTGAACTATTTTATGAAGCACTTAAAAAGGCAGATGCTCCAGTTAATGACGATTTTAAATCTGGGGGTTGGAATGTACAATTTTAAATAGGGATCAGTGAATCACAAGAATTTGTAATGTCATGAAGATAGATGCATTTGCCTTTTGTGTCCTTCCAAAACAGGACAATTGTTCACTATTCCCAAACAGTATGCCAAACAACAGATTACCTTAAAATGCAGTTAGTACAGCTAAATCATTCTATTACATGATGCCCCTTTGCCTTCTTAAATATCTGCACAATTCCCTGCACACCTCTGCTTTCATATAAATATTTCTGAGTAAGGTTCAAGCTGCAAAACTTTGGTCCAGAGTTTTAACCAAGTTTAGGGAGTTTGGGATCTGGAATTTTGGTGAGGTCCATTATAAAGATAGGACTGGTCTACacaattcagatccagattccaAACATCCTGAAGCATGGAGGTGTTATAAAGATCTGGGCTATTTGCAGAGTTAATAACAAAGTATATGAAGGATGGTCATAGGACCTATGATGGTTAGGACACTAACATAAGACTGAGTAGACCAAGCTTCAATTCTctggtctgccacagacttcctgtacgactctgtgcaagtcacttaccccctctgtgccttagttccccatctgtaaaatgggaataatagcatttCTCTACCTCATGGAGGTGTTATGAGAATGAATATATTAAACACTGTAAGCCGCTCAGATACTCTGATGATGGGGACTATGTAACTACcaagatagatagatattcaGATCCTGGTTTGAACACACCTGATGCTCAGGAATGTTTGGTTCCAATGAAATGGTTAAGGCCCCTCCCTAAAAATATAATAATGGCTGCATCTTGGTATTAGCCTGTCACTCAGTCAGAGAACTACATTGCATCATCTCATTTGATCATTTACTTCTGATGACGGTAATGAATGAAAATGATCACTTTATTTCtttgcagaaaacaaaacaaagctcaGGACATGCTGGTTTAGAAATAAGTGCGAACACatgcatgcagggccggtgcaaggaagttttgcgccctaggtgaaacttccaccttgcaccccccacccagctaaccccgcccctccccatggcagctaactcagcatcCGACCCAGGGAGCACCCCCCAGGGAGACTCCCCACccgccatggcagctaaccctgcctggggatcccaccccagctcacctcagctccgcctcctccactgaacacgctggcgctgctctaattctcctcctggcccaggcttgcggcgctgattggaggagattTAAGaactgggctgtgtgctcagcggagaaggcagagtggaggtgagctggggaggggagctgttgcCCTGTGCGCGCCCTCCCCCGTTACTGCGGACAGCCCTCCCTGCACACCcccccatccagctcacctccactccacctactcgcctgaggggacttttaggcgcccccaaccctgggcgccctaggcggccgcctagtttgcctaaatggttgcaccggccctgtatgcATGTAAAAATAAATCAAGTATAGTGTAACGTTCAGCTAGAACATTTGCCCCACGTATTAACCTTGACTGAAATTGATTACATCCAGAAAGAATAAAACCAGAACATATGACTGAGGGAAACACAATGGATTCTGGACTCAATGTGGAATTAGTAAGAGTATTCAGGGTGAAAAAAACACTAACCTTTTTATCCGGCTGAGGCAGTTTGAAATAGCCTACAATTGAAGCCCAAATCAGCTCCGCTGCCTCATACCACATTCCTGAAATAAAGCAGAGAAATGATCAATAAGCA
This window contains:
- the ALPK1 gene encoding alpha-protein kinase 1 isoform X1, whose protein sequence is MNNQKVVAALLQECKQALDVLSPKISDASEEDKREYQQCKASLPDDLRTLIEEAKEMKWPFVPEKWQYKQAIGPEDKTNLQDMISARLHELLVYLKASIMVKDCATAAAIVFLIDRFLYWVDASSKLLRIAKGLHKLQPATPIAPQVVIRLARISVNSGKLLKAEYILSSLINDNGATGVWLYDKESDRILVQSVCIQIRGQILQKLGMWYEAAELIWASIVGYFKLPQPDKKGIATSLGILADIFVSMSEKDYNSFKNNSQVDLSLLQEFDHRLLSAAEACKLAAAFSQYTPLFVLTAVNIRGTCLLSYSYSTECPPEKREFYLSEAKESFEIGLLTKKENDPVTSRQELHSFIKAAFCLTTVHRQLYGESKKLCEVRQLCSEAMEKLYSYSTSPFTEDQDKETLAKEIMSLIMSVKGHLEVQSFPNSDARSYVPDSYKGGVEKPILCGEVNFEKILEMHSQHHRSVSEVFESTCRSQETRHREAKMGACITALKTETKNVDTMCTTEEKLHCGKYSAKISDSQNSRRSRERLSGQRRWISSNVMNVSLEEEMERKTSDKVTNDEDGIFSSLQSRSQTTSSLKSWSKLSKSSSSASWEELDCNASNKMPRDWQPREEGSVDEQCCTASTESTEENVQAGSLHSLSFQTHHLSLQESQSGCSGPSRHSLKNNMLFANRLVDASSASREGLLQGTEPERDASEQNAGDANSIDFRNNAISFMELKDAHCSGPNRPRREKISSSLAELESFEMIESRTKDSNRDFNVIHSPPQHSIVEGNAEIIDAERYKKVTEPLSRNNYVWIDPEGDTVDNTEDLSVEPHVPIGKVATTTSVSNKPKIASDSFVFNWISKSSAEMAGNESFEMPEVDTQADTEDEWEFAFSNSRSSVNNSPAMNAPRPQLSHRVEIRVSPSGRKKPEADDFNDCATTEEDEAEKYRNIPNSTHNSSSSLKSWYKSAQLSSSFSELKSPSFLNSSGSSLVFVPGRTKEQILKARFLEDADYEKLLSGVKHSWLVQRLETTGIFKARQLHKAYSALLLKYSKKSGLWTGQETAVYIGDYLSVAKEGKQRNAFWIHFLHQEETLGRYVGKEYKEEKGLLNHFIDVERQMTAQYYVTEFNKRLYEQKIPTQIFYIPSAILLILEGKSIKGCVSVEPYILGEFVKLSNNTKVVKTEYKATEYGLAFGHFSYEFSHGTDVVVDLQGWVTGNGKGLIYLTDPQIHSLNGKDVSHSTNFGEKGIYYFFNNQHVECNEICHHLSLTRPSVAEPN